One Cellulomonas sp. Y8 DNA segment encodes these proteins:
- a CDS encoding pirin family protein yields MTNLEAVATERVCTPGGAPAAGLPAGFELLEPRDVPLGGIRAMSVRRTLPQRARSFVGAWCFLDHYGPDDVAATGGMRVPPHPHTGLQTVSWLFSGEIEHRDSLGTHCLVRPGEMNLMTAGRGISHSEDSTDATTVLHGVQLWTVLPEADRGAPPAFEHHVPPVVTLDGGEARVFLGTLAGSTSPVRTFSPLVGAEVRLRPGAAHTFDVDPAFEHAVLVDAGALAVDGVAAPAHHLLYREPGATTLTLTSTGDTEARVLLIGGLPLGEQIVMWWNFIGRDHDEVVAARARWQAEIADPAAPAPGFGRVQGHPAAPLPAPPMPELRLRPRA; encoded by the coding sequence ATGACCAACCTCGAGGCCGTCGCCACCGAGCGCGTGTGCACCCCGGGCGGCGCGCCCGCGGCGGGGCTCCCCGCCGGGTTCGAGCTGCTCGAGCCCCGCGACGTCCCCCTCGGCGGCATCCGCGCGATGTCCGTCCGGCGCACGCTGCCGCAGCGCGCCCGGTCGTTCGTCGGCGCCTGGTGCTTCCTCGACCACTACGGCCCCGACGACGTCGCCGCGACCGGCGGGATGCGCGTCCCGCCGCACCCGCACACCGGCCTGCAGACGGTGTCCTGGCTGTTCTCGGGGGAGATCGAGCACCGCGACAGCCTCGGCACGCACTGCCTCGTCCGCCCGGGCGAGATGAACCTCATGACCGCCGGCCGGGGCATCAGCCACTCCGAGGACTCGACCGACGCGACGACGGTGCTGCACGGCGTCCAGCTCTGGACCGTGCTGCCGGAGGCCGACCGGGGCGCGCCGCCCGCGTTCGAGCACCACGTCCCGCCGGTGGTCACCCTCGACGGCGGGGAGGCGCGCGTCTTCCTCGGCACGCTCGCCGGCTCGACGTCGCCGGTGCGCACGTTCAGCCCGCTGGTCGGGGCGGAGGTGCGGCTGAGGCCCGGCGCCGCGCACACGTTCGACGTGGACCCGGCGTTCGAGCACGCGGTCCTGGTCGACGCCGGGGCGCTCGCGGTCGACGGCGTCGCGGCCCCCGCGCACCACCTGCTGTACCGGGAGCCGGGCGCGACGACGCTCACCCTGACGTCGACCGGCGACACCGAGGCGCGGGTCCTGCTCATCGGCGGGCTGCCGCTGGGCGAGCAGATCGTCATGTGGTGGAACTTCATCGGACGGGACCACGACGAGGTCGTCGCGGCGCGGGCCCGGTGGCAGGCGGAGATCGCCGACCCGGCCGCGCCGGCACCCGGGTTCGGGCGCGTGCAGGGGCACCCGGCGGCGCCGCTGCCGGCGCCGCCGATGCCGGAGCTCCGGCTGCGGCCGCGCGCCTGA
- a CDS encoding zinc-dependent alcohol dehydrogenase, which translates to MRAMVYRGPYKVRVEEKDVPRIEHPNDAIVKVVRAAICGSDLHLYHGMMPDTRIGHTFGHEFIGVVEQVGSSVQNLQVGDRVMVPFNIYCGTCFFCARGLYSNCHNVNPNATAVGGIYGYSHTTGGYDGGQAQYVRVPFADVGPEKIPDWLDDEDALLMTDALSTGYFGAQLADIREGDTVAVLGAGPVGLFAARSAWLMGAGRVVVIDQLDYRLEKAKEFAHAETRNYAEYRDIVVEMKYATDGLGFDRVIEAVGAEADGNLIQHVTAAKLKLQGGSPVALNWAIDGVRKGGTVSVMGAYGPIFSAVKFGDAMNKGLTLRMNQAPVARQWPRLLEHIRNGYLKPSDIITHRIPLEHIAEGYHLMSSKLDGMIKPVIIPDED; encoded by the coding sequence ATGCGCGCCATGGTGTACCGCGGGCCGTACAAGGTCCGCGTGGAGGAGAAGGACGTCCCGAGGATCGAGCATCCGAACGACGCGATCGTGAAGGTCGTGCGGGCCGCGATCTGCGGTTCCGACCTGCACCTCTACCACGGGATGATGCCTGACACCCGGATCGGCCACACGTTCGGCCACGAGTTCATCGGGGTGGTCGAGCAGGTCGGCTCGTCGGTGCAGAACCTGCAGGTCGGCGACCGCGTGATGGTGCCGTTCAACATCTACTGCGGGACGTGCTTCTTCTGCGCCCGCGGCCTGTACTCGAACTGCCACAACGTGAACCCGAACGCGACGGCTGTCGGCGGCATCTACGGGTACTCCCACACGACCGGCGGCTACGACGGCGGCCAGGCGCAGTACGTGCGCGTGCCCTTCGCCGACGTCGGCCCGGAGAAGATCCCGGACTGGCTGGACGACGAGGACGCGCTGCTGATGACCGACGCGCTGTCCACCGGCTACTTCGGCGCGCAGCTCGCGGACATCCGCGAGGGCGACACGGTCGCGGTGCTCGGGGCGGGACCGGTCGGGCTGTTCGCGGCGCGGTCGGCCTGGCTGATGGGCGCCGGGCGGGTGGTCGTCATCGACCAGCTCGACTACCGGCTCGAGAAGGCGAAGGAGTTCGCCCACGCCGAGACCCGCAACTACGCGGAGTACCGGGACATCGTCGTCGAGATGAAGTACGCCACCGACGGCCTCGGGTTCGACCGCGTCATCGAGGCGGTCGGCGCGGAGGCGGACGGCAACCTGATCCAGCACGTCACCGCGGCCAAGCTCAAGCTGCAGGGCGGGTCGCCGGTCGCGCTGAACTGGGCGATCGACGGCGTCCGCAAGGGCGGCACCGTCTCCGTGATGGGCGCCTACGGCCCGATCTTCTCCGCCGTGAAGTTCGGCGACGCGATGAACAAGGGCCTGACGCTGCGGATGAACCAGGCGCCGGTGGCCCGGCAGTGGCCGCGGCTGCTCGAGCACATCCGGAACGGCTACCTCAAGCCGTCGGACATCATCACGCACCGCATCCCGCTCGAGCACATCGCCGAGGGCTACCACCTGATGTCGTCGAAGCTCGACGGCATGATCAAGCCGGTCATCATCCCGGACGAGGACTGA
- a CDS encoding DEAD/DEAH box helicase: MSTAPLAEPAPVEPGAAARDLLARHGALADRARAVLDHVDGATVRVAALVEADREQRVRAELGVVPVEQLGAMTDRNLRLRALTDAGYATAADLLGVPAEALDEVPGVGTQTARSVVAAVDQLAEAVRAGVPVRLEVDRSGRPDTATTAEVLRLLDRLLRLRPLVEPHRETLTGYASAVPVHAASAAPAAGRLRFALSRRAMKDRARRALAALAGWDATLDAGGLAATIDRLAAACAVPDTDGPALWAVFERRAAELYGVLGAIVPLAQDVLAARGLLTAELAERVAAHPLDLSAVRVPLRGYQEFGARFALNQGRALLGDEMGLGKTVQALAAIAHLAAGGERRFLVVCPAGVLVNWLREIDAKTTLTGHRLHGPDRAAAIARWHAEGGIGVTTFEGLPHVPLDGGGVAMLVVDEAHYVKNPEARRSRAVAAWAAAVWRVLLLTGTPMDNRIDDFVALVRLLDPDLAGSLPRHLGLVGADTFRRDVAPVYLRRNQADVLVELPDLVLVDEWEDLSPAGEEVYRAAVASGNFMAMRRAAWLTADPGESTKLGRLREVVAEAGANGQRTVVFSYFRDVLDVVAGALGAGPGAPRVFGPLTGDVPADERQAVIDAFSAGPRDGVLVAQITVGGVGLNLQAASVAVLCEPQLTPSAESQAVARLHRMGQVRAVVAHRLLAEDGVDERIVELLAGKRRVFDAYVRESSVAAAAVAAVDVTEAGLAREVVAMEQARLGYGPVWDELAAAPE; encoded by the coding sequence ATGAGCACCGCGCCCCTCGCCGAGCCGGCCCCGGTCGAGCCCGGCGCCGCCGCGCGGGATCTGCTGGCCCGGCACGGCGCCCTGGCCGACCGCGCCCGCGCGGTGCTCGACCACGTCGACGGCGCGACCGTTCGGGTGGCCGCGCTGGTCGAGGCCGACCGCGAGCAGCGCGTCCGCGCCGAGCTGGGCGTCGTCCCCGTCGAGCAGCTCGGCGCGATGACCGACCGGAACCTGCGGCTGCGGGCCCTGACGGACGCCGGGTACGCCACGGCCGCCGACCTGCTCGGGGTGCCCGCGGAGGCGCTGGACGAGGTCCCCGGCGTCGGCACGCAGACCGCCCGCAGCGTCGTCGCCGCGGTCGACCAGCTCGCCGAGGCGGTCCGGGCCGGGGTGCCGGTGCGCCTGGAGGTCGACCGGTCCGGCCGCCCCGACACCGCGACCACGGCCGAGGTGCTGCGGCTCCTCGACCGGCTGCTCCGGCTGCGCCCGCTCGTCGAGCCGCACCGCGAGACGCTGACCGGCTACGCGTCGGCGGTGCCGGTGCACGCGGCGTCGGCCGCCCCCGCTGCGGGCCGGCTGCGGTTCGCGCTGTCCCGGCGGGCGATGAAGGACCGCGCGCGCCGGGCTCTGGCGGCCCTGGCGGGCTGGGACGCCACGCTCGACGCGGGCGGCCTGGCCGCGACGATCGACCGGCTCGCCGCCGCCTGCGCCGTCCCCGACACCGACGGCCCGGCGCTCTGGGCGGTGTTCGAGCGCCGTGCGGCCGAGCTGTACGGCGTCCTCGGCGCGATCGTGCCGCTCGCCCAGGACGTGCTCGCCGCCCGGGGCCTGCTCACCGCCGAGCTCGCCGAGCGGGTCGCCGCGCACCCGCTGGACCTGTCCGCGGTGCGGGTCCCGCTGCGCGGGTACCAGGAGTTCGGCGCGCGGTTCGCGCTGAACCAGGGCCGGGCGCTGCTCGGCGACGAGATGGGCCTCGGCAAGACGGTGCAGGCGCTCGCCGCGATCGCGCACCTGGCGGCCGGCGGCGAGCGGCGGTTCCTCGTCGTCTGCCCCGCCGGCGTGCTGGTGAACTGGCTCCGCGAGATCGACGCGAAGACCACGCTGACCGGGCACCGCCTGCACGGCCCGGACCGCGCCGCGGCGATCGCCCGCTGGCACGCCGAGGGCGGGATCGGGGTGACGACGTTCGAGGGCCTGCCGCACGTGCCGCTCGACGGTGGCGGGGTGGCGATGCTGGTCGTCGACGAGGCGCACTACGTCAAGAACCCGGAGGCGCGGCGGTCCCGCGCGGTGGCGGCCTGGGCCGCGGCGGTGTGGCGGGTGCTGCTGCTGACCGGCACGCCGATGGACAACCGGATCGACGACTTCGTCGCGCTCGTGCGGCTGCTCGACCCGGACCTCGCGGGGTCGCTCCCCCGGCACCTGGGCCTCGTCGGCGCCGACACCTTCCGCCGGGACGTCGCCCCGGTCTACCTGCGGCGCAACCAGGCGGACGTGCTGGTCGAGCTGCCCGACCTGGTGCTGGTCGACGAGTGGGAGGACCTGTCCCCCGCCGGCGAGGAGGTCTACCGGGCCGCGGTGGCGAGCGGGAACTTCATGGCGATGCGGCGCGCGGCCTGGCTCACGGCCGACCCGGGCGAGTCGACCAAGCTCGGCCGGCTGCGCGAGGTCGTCGCCGAGGCGGGGGCCAACGGGCAGCGCACCGTCGTGTTCTCGTACTTCCGGGACGTGCTGGACGTGGTCGCCGGGGCGCTGGGGGCCGGGCCCGGCGCCCCCCGCGTGTTCGGGCCGCTGACCGGGGACGTGCCGGCCGACGAGCGCCAGGCCGTCATCGACGCGTTCTCAGCCGGGCCCCGCGACGGCGTGCTGGTCGCCCAGATCACCGTCGGCGGCGTCGGGCTGAACCTCCAGGCCGCGTCCGTGGCGGTGCTCTGCGAGCCGCAGCTCACTCCGTCCGCGGAGTCGCAGGCGGTCGCCCGGCTGCACCGGATGGGCCAGGTGCGGGCGGTCGTCGCGCACCGGCTGCTCGCCGAGGACGGCGTGGACGAGCGGATCGTCGAGCTGCTGGCCGGCAAGCGGCGCGTCTTCGACGCCTACGTGCGGGAGTCCTCGGTCGCGGCGGCGGCCGTCGCGGCGGTCGACGTGACCGAGGCGGGGCTGGCGCGCGAGGTCGTCGCGATGGAGCAGGCGCGCCTCGGCTACGGCCCGGTGTGGGACGAGCTGGCGGCCGCCCCGGAGTAG
- a CDS encoding NADPH-dependent FMN reductase encodes MSYTIGYFVGSLSSTSINRTLANALVALAPEQLEFREIPIGGLPLYSPDHDADYPPEARELKRAITESDGILFVSPEYNRSIPGALKNAIDWGSRPWGTNAFARKPTGIAGASIGKIGTAVMQSSMRSVLSFLDAPQLNAPEVYVQVEAGTFADDGTLLDDTLAQFLRHYMAEYCAFVQRVLAANAPGHIGDPDAMPVA; translated from the coding sequence ATGTCGTACACCATCGGCTACTTCGTCGGCAGCCTGTCGAGCACCTCGATCAACCGCACCCTGGCGAACGCCCTGGTCGCGCTCGCCCCCGAGCAGCTGGAGTTCCGGGAGATCCCCATCGGCGGGCTCCCGCTCTACAGCCCCGACCACGACGCGGACTACCCGCCCGAGGCCCGGGAGCTCAAGCGGGCGATCACCGAGTCGGACGGCATCCTGTTCGTCTCCCCGGAGTACAACCGCTCCATCCCCGGCGCGCTGAAGAACGCGATCGACTGGGGCTCGCGGCCGTGGGGCACCAACGCGTTCGCCCGCAAGCCCACCGGCATCGCCGGCGCCTCGATCGGCAAGATCGGCACCGCGGTGATGCAGTCGTCCATGCGCAGCGTGCTCAGCTTCCTCGACGCGCCGCAGCTCAACGCCCCCGAGGTCTACGTGCAGGTGGAGGCCGGCACGTTCGCCGACGACGGGACGCTGCTCGACGACACCCTCGCGCAGTTCCTGCGGCACTACATGGCGGAGTACTGCGCGTTCGTGCAGCGGGTGCTCGCGGCGAACGCGCCCGGGCACATCGGCGACCCGGACGCGATGCCGGTCGCCTGA